GGGAAACAACAAGATATTACAGTCTAAAGCTACAAAGTAAACAAGATCAACAATCATTAAATTACATACCGACCATTTTCACTGTTCAATCATTCTGAGGACATTTAAACTTCCCAAACCgctacaataataataaaaagtcaCTGATAGATGTCACTCATCAAATTACTCAAAAGGCAAACAAACAAACAACTATCAAAAGAAAACATATCATCTCCCATCAGGCCCCTCCTCTTTGGAATGATCAGCACCTCATCCTGCCAGGCTGAAATTGTTAAGTAGGTACAGAGTAATTTGATTACATCAATAATTAACTCAGTTTAATACATACTCCAAGCCAACTACACAGGCAAGAGCAAGTACACCCAAGTGTAATTCAGTTACATACTTCGTGCAACAGAATTACAAAGAATAAACAAGTGAGATTGATGCCTACAAGTCACACATCTCTTTTGGTTCAGTTTGTTTTCGCTGCGTTTGCAATACAAATTAAGTGGAGGGCCAATATGAATCAACTTTTTTCATAGTAATTCATACAAAAATCCCCAGTcatttatgtctgaatttatagtTTGATTTGTAAATTATGTATTTTAATACATTAGCTCCCAATTATGTTTTCCCAATGCTTACAGTTTGATTCATTCTCATGTGGCCGGATTTTCTTCAAAAGTCAGTAAGCAATAATCAATAATTCAATATGCGTGAATTTTGCTGTTCATTATGAGCCCTAGCCATTTATCCCGAGTTTATTTTGATACTTCTCCGTCAGGTTTCTATAGCCCAACGCAAATCCTAAAGCACATGTTAATAATTGAAAAAATGGCAAGAAGATATACGAATGTATGATAAACGAGGAAGCAGAGGAGTACCTGTTACACGGGTAAGAACACCTGCACTCTGGAAGTGGAAAGAAGCTCATATGTGCAGGAGGTAAGAGGACAAAGTTTTATTGTTTCACCACTTCGCACCACATTgaacttgtaaaaataaatattGGTCCGAGTAGGCTGACCATCATAAGCAAATATAGGTGACCAAGCAGCCAAGCAAAAAATCCCGTCAGCCAACAAAAGCAACGCATCAAATTCCATTCTTTTGTTGTTCAAATCAAGATTGTCGTCAAAGCATGAAACCCAAAGGACTTCCAACCATGTACCAGTGGCGATATCAAAAGCACGAAGAACAGAATCAAATTTACGGCTATGAAAGTAGATCACACCATCAAAAACAACAGCAATGTGAGTCCAATCTTCGAAATCACGGGCGATACAATCCCATATCCCAGTACCACCAAAATCCGCAGGATGGAGGCCGGGAGGAAAGAATGCAAACAAGGATGGGGATGGAAGCTGACCATCAGACAGGTGCACAAGAAACCGCTTCTTGGAAGGGTCAGGGAGTACATGATTAGACACAGTGCAACCGACAAGTTCAAGCCGAGAGGGAAGGGACTTCCAATTGCCATCAACGGGATCAAAAACCTCAGGGTTAAGATATAAGGTTCCAAAGGTGTATATCTTTCCCAAAAGACTAGTGCACTTAGGTAAGCAGGCATTCTCACTGGGAACTGGAGTAGGGCACCAGCCCGTATGTAGAGATTGGTCCAAATCAAGACGAGAACCTCCCAAGAAGATCTCTTGTAGGGTTTCAGGGGACAGGGATTGCTGGGATTGCAGTTTTTTGAAATCAGAAGAATCGACGACATAAGAAGAGCGATAGCCGAAAATGTAGACGAAATTATCGAAAGCCACCATAGAATCCGTTACCACAAACTGAACAAGTGAAGGAAAGCAGTGACGGTGAATTTTTTTGTTGTTTAGATCCACCATGTGAAATTCTGCACGTTGATAACGCCTTCCTCCTTCAATAGTTAAACCATTGCCTAGTTCGTCTTCTAATTTGTCATTATTTGAGCAAACTAGTATCCATTTTTCGTCACTTTTAGAATGTTCACCTCTCCAGCAACTGCTAACACTGTTCTCCCCCATCGCTCCTTGCATTATTATTTCAAATACTTCCTCTACAATATCAAAAACTTAACTGAACACAGAAAGTCGGATAgcataatcaaacatataaatAATTTGCAACCCCATCTAAgagtaaagatgattaacaacaacaacaaacaacaaacaacatTACCCAGTGCCTCccacaaattgcggggtaaggggggatcggatgtacgcagccttacctttgtgttagcaacacaaagaggcggtttccgaatgacccaagatgaaaattgcgtagACTTTACAAAAGAAGAAGCAcggccactttagtgagccatttttatttattccattataattcatacccaaagagtaatgagtctttggctccattggaaatatggaaataagtaaagatgattaacaacaataatacaaaaaccaaaccctaaaatTAAATAATCATATAAATGTTATCAAAACATGGGGAATACAATCGGATATCCGTATCAGAACTCCCAATTTTGCCAAATCTGACATCAAATCGAAACAATTTGGCATAACCGAATTTTGATATTGGATAAGAACACGGATAAatattaacaaaaatcaaatcaaattataaaaatagaaaacaaaaatCGTTTTCTATTACAAAAATACACTAATTTATTCGGGTCTACAAAATCTGAACGAAATTGTTACTAAATACAACTAAAAAGGATGAAGATAAGCATGGGTAAAGGAACGACTTACGCGATTAGTGAGAGCTTGCGGTGAATATGCGGTTAAGCAAGAGAGATGAGAAGAAGACGGTTGATATAGGAGGATTGGGGTTAGGGTTTTGGCTCGAGTTGGATGGGTCGATTTAATCAGCTATCCTTGGGTTAAAAGAGGATTAGATCGACCCATCCAACGTCCCAACCTGACCCGGTTTGCTTTCTTTATGGACATTGGGCAAGTGCTAGGGATAGGGCTTTAATTTTGCCCCAAAATTGCCCATGGTCCGGCTCAAGAAGACCAGTAATGCATTACAAACATACAATAAAAACTTTAGAAAGACGATTATCCCACGAAATTATATTACTTTATCACTAATTGTTGAATGAGACCGTCTCTTAATATAAGACCAGCCCACATACTAAAAGCccaatatttaaaataaaaatcatatatatatatatatatatatatatatatatatatatatatatatatatatatatatatatatatatatatatatacaagatCCTATGgtaaccactaacataatgagaaccgtgagaaccctcacTAAATCTACACGAAATCTTGTttcgaaagttttgatggataatttacgcttagtttagtttattcaaacgcATTCTTTCGTATAACTAGAcaagatttatttattttttaagaaagtataaacttaatgtacaaaaatacaattaggtatactaaaacggcTATTGATGCACGGAAATAAATAcaaggtgcatgaaaattgttacattcATCAAAGTGATTATTAGGTGCATGAATATAACTGGCTCtagatgcacgaaaacgagttctatgtgcatgaaaattgttagttacatgaaaatgagtagtaagtgcatgaaaattaataaaacatatttCGCCTCGATTTCCCTCAATAGTATAATAatttttggaccaagaaatatgttttcTAGTCATAAcattctatgccgaatccaaatatgtcattattttttaaaaaaaaaattcgtaaggtagagttctcaaggttctcattatgttggtggttctcactggatcccaaatctctctctctctatatatatatatatatatatatatatatatatatatatatatatatatatatatatatatatatatatatatatatatatatatatatatatatatatatatatataaaattgaatctcgtgaggcacccttcttaagGTGAGGCGGCTGAACCATTTACTCACCATTGGATCTAATTTACAGATGCACCAGATATGTGACACGTGTCCCCCATATCTACTCCCCAACTAACGCACTTTCCCTCATTTACAATCTCACTTCCTCTCATTTATTTCTCTCTCTTCCTTCACATCTACTTTTCCGCCATTATCACCATTACCACCGAGCTTCTACAAGCTCATTTATTCCGCCATTTTCCTTCATCCTCAATCATTTACTCCGTCACATTTACTCCGTTCACTCTCTCTCTTCAGCCGAGCTCCGTCTTCGCCATTCACTCCGTCTTCGCCATTCGCTGAACTCCGTCACATTTGTTCCGCCATTGAAGTCGATTTCTCCTTTTCTTCGTATGTTCCTTTCTGTTTCTTGActaaatttatttaattagtttaat
The Silene latifolia isolate original U9 population chromosome 11, ASM4854445v1, whole genome shotgun sequence genome window above contains:
- the LOC141612089 gene encoding uncharacterized protein LOC141612089 encodes the protein MQGAMGENSVSSCWRGEHSKSDEKWILVCSNNDKLEDELGNGLTIEGGRRYQRAEFHMVDLNNKKIHRHCFPSLVQFVVTDSMVAFDNFVYIFGYRSSYVVDSSDFKKLQSQQSLSPETLQEIFLGGSRLDLDQSLHTGWCPTPVPSENACLPKCTSLLGKIYTFGTLYLNPEVFDPVDGNWKSLPSRLELVGCTVSNHVLPDPSKKRFLVHLSDGQLPSPSLFAFFPPGLHPADFGGTGIWDCIARDFEDWTHIAVVFDGVIYFHSRKFDSVLRAFDIATGTWLEVLWVSCFDDNLDLNNKRMEFDALLLLADGIFCLAAWSPIFAYDGQPTRTNIYFYKFNVVRSGETIKLCPLTSCTYELLSTSRVQVFLPV